A window of the Eleutherodactylus coqui strain aEleCoq1 chromosome 8, aEleCoq1.hap1, whole genome shotgun sequence genome harbors these coding sequences:
- the LOC136577872 gene encoding DNA ligase 1-like, translating to MWSTEISSLGFRSAYASATSAEEYRLVTKCMQLLPSPLFKKERLMPTNPEAQKQYRPTIKEVIRPRPTKAELALRARAAIARMLCEGLEDEDEEEKKEENEENIEDEEVEEEEKEEEILEDEEEEDQESNSEVPSDPLRGIQDRSLRRSRIRQRSIHHDSLRMWGKKNIMWTILRRTLHL from the exons ATGTGGTCTACAGAGATTAGCAGCCTCGGCTTTCGATCAG CTTATGCCAGCGCCACGTCGGCGGAGGAGTACCGACTGGTGACGAAATGTATGCAACTCCTACCGTCCCCTCTCTTCAAGAAGGAG cgcctcaTGCCAACAAACCCTGAAGCCCAGAAACAATATCGGCCAACTATTAAAGAAGTCATCAGACCAAGACCAACAAAGGCAGAGTTGGCACTGCGAGCAAGAGCAGCCATCGCTCGCATGCTATGTGAAGGGCTGGAGGATGAAGAcgaggaagaaaagaaggaagaaaatgaggAGAACATTGAGgatgaggaagtagaggaggaggaaaaagaggaagaaattctggaggatgaggaagaagaggacCAGGAATCCAACAGTGAGGTTCCATCTGACCCACTGAGAGGGATTCAGGACCGGTCACTGAGAAGAAGCAGGATCAGGCAGCGCTCCATCCACCACGACAGCCTCCGCATGTGGGGCAAGAAGAACATCATGTGGACGATCCTGCGAAGAACCCTCCACCTCTGA